The genomic segment GACTTGGGGCTGAGGTAGCTTTGAGCTCTCGAGAGCGTCATTGCTTTTTGGTATCAGTTTTTATACAGAATAATAATACATAGTATTACCAGTATCTCTGCTTCTCTCTATTCTTAAGTGCATACATTTTCTGATTGCTATCAACAAGATTTAAGCATCCAGAAAAATGAAACTGTTTAATAAGATCCCAATTCAAagcataaattataaaaagcaTGAACTAAACCAAAAACTAGCCATGTCCACATATAGTATCATAAGTATCATATATCAAACATTATAATATCATACAATGTTAGTAATGTTACAgtactaattaattatattaactatCAGCCGGAACAACTTGCCAAAGAGGAACCAAGCACTAAGGAACCAGAACCAGAAAAGAACGCACAAACTGAGTCAATTTATAAGGAACTAGtctatctttaaaaaaaaagttgtatagGTTCTTCCAAAAGAACCTATTATATGATCTCAGTTAAAAACTCACATCTGAGtcaatttataaagaaatagtATGTGTTCATTAGAtccttttataaaataataacaaaaatagcaAAACTGTCTGAGAGAAATGTGTTCATTTCTAGTTAAAGAAATACAGCATAAATGTGTTCATTTCTAGTCAAAGAAATACAACATAAACGTGTTCATTTCTCGTTAAAGAAATACAACATAGGATATGTGAATCATAATTGTTAGATGTAACGGTCTTAGGACCATCTCtttgtattttcttatttataaatgcATAACCCTATGTGCTTTACACACACTACGGATTTGCCCTATGcctctctcttttattttaagataatatcaGTTTGGTGAGTCAATTTTTAAGTCTCCATATGCAGCTCATTGAGAAACAAAATATTGTAGCAAGATCTAGTGCGAAAGCAAAATAGCTATTACCTCGGCTACTTGTAAGCTTATTtggcttaaacaattattaaagaATTGCAATTTAAATTCgtcactcaaatgacacttatacATAACAATCAAATTGTTATTCATATTTGCTCAAAGCTCGTCTTTCATGAAATGACCAAACATATTGAGATTGATTATCGTTTTATTCGAGAACATATTGCATTTGGATAAATctaagactgagtttgttaatcTTAATGATTAACTAACATATGTTTTTACTAAATCACAACCAGAACatagaattgattatatttgtaaaaactTAGTACATATGATTTGTATGTATAAGCTTGAAAAAGGGTTAGATATTATAGGTTTAGACCCATCTCTTTGTATGTTCTTATTTATAAGTGCATAACCCTATGCGATTTACACACACTAGGGATTCAACCTTTGTCTCTCTCTTATTTTAAAGATAACCATCAgaacctttttttcttttgctaacacgtttgaatataaaaaataaaaaacaactaatGCAAGAAAGGTACCATTGGGCACTAATTCAGTTGCAATGATATGCATAACAAAAGGTAACAAggaaaataacttaaaaaatcaAGAAGCACATTGCGTATACCAGGCCATAAACAGAAAGAATAACCAAAGTATATTTTTCAACCACATCACAAGCATAAATcaaagaaagaacataaagaaCATTCATTCAAACCTTGAAAACTGGAGCCTCCATGTCTTCAATTTTTATACAACGGGTATTCTGATCTTTCATAGGACCAAAAAGTTGGGCCCTGAAAACTGGTGAGCGAGCAGCTAGTACCAATTTATGAGCAGCAAAAACATCTCCATTCACTTCAAAACTCACATCACTGCCTTTCCCACTTTCTAAAAGCTTCCCAAGTTGCTGACCAATGTTAGAAGGCATAATTggaattttataaattttagggCCCTCTGTGTGTGATTTCACTACACCAACACTACAATTAACGCTAAGGCAATCGTCTTTAAGGTAATCTGATGTCTCTAGTGCTGTTCTCTTAAAAAACCGCTTGTAACCCCTGAAACACCCAATTTCAAACAATTAGCATCTTGACCTTTCTTATCACAAAAAGTTATGAAGGAGTATTTGGCCAAAGCGAAAGTCATGCATTAACATCttctatatattaaaaaatacatttagaGATGGAGGGAGCACAGTTAAATTCAGTTTACATACACATACTTCCGAAGCGAATAGAACGAGTGAAAAGAGCTAATTCGGATTTTTGACCATCTAACTTTACAAAAACGATCGAGGTTAGTTTCGAGTTTTACCATCCACGTATGGTTGTGTGGTCAAGATTAGCTCTTATCACCTTTCATGCTCTGATTTGAAGGTATGATGACATTGTGTTGTTTAAGTAAAGGGTCATAAACCAATCCCCACCCACATGCAATCTGAAGAATTAATAACTAAGCTTCAGTTTagcaaaacataaaattatgaaaagatATTGAACAACATGAACCCTACCCCCGCCGAAATAACAAAACCCCAACCGTTTGCCTTTATAAAAACACAATTACGATTCGTTACTCCAATCCCTCCTCCAACAACATTTAAACCCGCAACATATACCTTCCACGTTTAAGCAAAATCCCACCAGCCACTCTCTAATTTCCCTCATGCAAATACAATACCCAACAAAATATTACAACCAGAACCAATCCaagtaaatgaaaaacaattgtgaattttaaacaattaaaaataatacaaatcgCATATCCAACTTGCTCACCACATGCTACCACGGTATTTTAACGTGTAAGGTCCACTCTCGAGGGTCCTCTCGAAATGGCTATGCACCTTATGCCTCTCCTTCCCACTCTGATCCAAAAGGGTCAACTCAAAAAGCGCTCTAACATCTGCCCCTTCGCTAGCCAGCGCGATGAAGAGAGAAACGTACGTAGCATTGTCCTCCACGCTCTTCCCATCAGGGTAAAAATAGATCGCCCAATCGTACCCTCCCACCGAAAATATATCCGACGCTATATACTTCCCAATCCCAATCCCCTTAGACAGAGCATACCCCGTGATCTTGAACCGGTGCGATCCCCTCACGGTGTCGGTCACCGACGTCGACGACGTCGTCGCCGGTGGCGCTGACGACGGTGACGCCGACGAACAATTAAAGGACGGCCTAGCGGTTTCTCTCAGAATCTTACCCATGCGCAAGCCAGGACAGCGGCAATGCCTCGGAATTTTGCGTAATTGAATTTTCTTCTTCAGAATCCAAAACCGATCGGGGacgtaaaaatattaaacgGGATCTGCGATCTGGGCGCGGAATCCCAGGAATGGGGAGAAGCTTTGAAAATTTTCAGAGAGGAAATCTAGGGTTTCGTGGGAGGGTCTAATTTTCTAGGGCTTGGACTCTGAGCGAGACGGAAGAGGAAATTATAATGGATGGTGATGAAGAAGGTGACTTTAAATGGCTTTGTGATTAATGCCCACAATTGAATTGGGAAGTAGTAATGAATAGTGCGGTGCGACGCGCTTGCGCGTGGTTTCACCAATGCCTTAGCCGACTC from the Vigna angularis cultivar LongXiaoDou No.4 chromosome 3, ASM1680809v1, whole genome shotgun sequence genome contains:
- the LOC108326083 gene encoding BTB/POZ and MATH domain-containing protein 2 isoform X1 — encoded protein: MGKILRETARPSFNCSSASPSSAPPATTSSTSVTDTVRGSHRFKITGYALSKGIGIGKYIASDIFSVGGYDWAIYFYPDGKSVEDNATYVSLFIALASEGADVRALFELTLLDQSGKERHKVHSHFERTLESGPYTLKYRGSMWGYKRFFKRTALETSDYLKDDCLSVNCSVGVVKSHTEGPKIYKIPIMPSNIGQQLGKLLESGKGSDVSFEVNGDVFAAHKLVLAARSPVFRAQLFGPMKDQNTRCIKIEDMEAPVFKALLHVIYYDSLPDMQELTGLNSKGATTLMAQHLLAAADRYGLERVRLMCETNLCEDVAINTVATTLALAEQHHCFQLKAVCLKFVAQPENLRAVMQTDGFEYLKESCPSVLTELLEYVARFTEHSDYLCKHRNEAILDGSDINGRRVKQRL